In Paenibacillus guangzhouensis, a single window of DNA contains:
- the nrdG gene encoding anaerobic ribonucleoside-triphosphate reductase activating protein encodes MRLMNIIHDSVVDGEGLRTVLFFAGCPHHCRGCHNPQSWRMQNGTEMTIAEAVAEIASNPIANVTFSGGDPFAQAEEAYQLALEVKRMGKNLWVYTGYTLKQLLAHGTAEQRLLLAECDMLVDGPFVLAERDITLAFRGSQNQRLIPRSDIRKAIQANAARL; translated from the coding sequence ATGAGATTGATGAATATCATCCATGACTCCGTTGTGGATGGCGAAGGCCTGCGAACGGTGTTGTTCTTCGCAGGCTGTCCGCATCATTGCCGCGGCTGCCACAACCCTCAGAGCTGGCGCATGCAGAACGGCACGGAGATGACCATCGCCGAAGCCGTTGCTGAGATTGCAAGCAATCCGATCGCGAACGTGACCTTCTCCGGCGGTGATCCATTCGCTCAGGCAGAAGAAGCCTATCAGCTCGCGCTTGAAGTGAAGCGTATGGGCAAGAACTTGTGGGTCTATACCGGTTACACGCTGAAGCAGTTGCTTGCGCATGGGACGGCCGAACAGCGATTGCTTTTGGCTGAATGCGATATGCTGGTCGATGGCCCGTTTGTCCTTGCGGAGCGGGATATTACACTAGCTTTCCGAGGAAGCCAGAATCAACGGCTGATCCCAAGATCGGATATTCGGAAAGCCATTCAGGCCAATGCGGCTAGGTTATGA
- a CDS encoding anaerobic ribonucleoside triphosphate reductase, giving the protein MLLFVVRLGDAKRDGEDELKGWRPLKSHHLDNHFEAIFGEENSDILQENANMDGRSPMGQMAKLASESSKWYMKQHLLSDEARAMVDENLLYVHDADFMATGTTTCCQIPLGQLLAAGFNTGHGHMRSPQDIKSAMALSSIILQSNQNMQHGGQAYPMFDYDLAPYITRTYERNLARIQSYPTTFTIEQCEEQAWLETERDTYQACEAFVHNANSMHSRGGGQVPFISVNYGTDVSREGRMLTRSLLLATKSGLGHGETPIFPIQVFKVKEGVNFNPGDPNYDLYQLALETTSERLFPNFSFLDAPFNAQYLNGTPESEVAYMGCRTRVMGNIHGEENSIGRGNLSFSTVNLVRLALLSTDMEDFWRRLDDVMQVGVEQLYDRYLYQCKKKAANFRFLYAQGVWRGGEQLQMDDTLEQVLKQGTLSLGFIGLAEALVALCGKHHGESDEAWELGLRIVRYMREKMDQAMEQYQLNYSLLATPAEGLSGKFVGQDRERFGELSGITDRSYYTNSFHVPVYYKLKAVDKIRKEAPFHTACNAGHITYVECDGSLRHNTAAIDALVRTMHREGIGYGSINHPVDRCKPCGYSGIIHEACPSCGAKDEADIERIRRITGYLVGALSRWNSAKKAEESDRVKHT; this is encoded by the coding sequence ATGCTCCTTTTTGTTGTGCGCCTAGGCGATGCCAAGCGCGATGGAGAGGATGAATTGAAAGGGTGGAGACCGTTGAAATCACATCATTTAGATAACCATTTTGAAGCCATTTTCGGGGAGGAGAATAGCGATATTCTACAGGAGAATGCGAATATGGACGGACGCTCTCCGATGGGGCAGATGGCAAAGCTTGCTTCGGAGAGCAGTAAGTGGTACATGAAGCAGCATTTATTATCGGATGAAGCACGTGCGATGGTCGATGAGAATCTTCTCTATGTCCACGATGCAGATTTCATGGCGACGGGAACGACGACTTGCTGCCAGATTCCACTGGGGCAGTTATTAGCTGCTGGCTTTAATACAGGGCATGGTCATATGCGATCGCCGCAGGATATTAAGAGTGCCATGGCGTTATCTTCGATCATCCTGCAGTCGAATCAGAATATGCAGCATGGCGGACAAGCCTATCCGATGTTCGATTATGATCTTGCGCCATACATAACGCGAACTTATGAACGGAATCTTGCAAGGATTCAGAGTTATCCGACAACCTTTACGATAGAACAGTGCGAAGAGCAAGCTTGGCTGGAGACGGAGCGAGATACGTATCAAGCCTGTGAAGCCTTCGTCCATAATGCGAACAGCATGCATTCACGCGGGGGCGGACAAGTGCCGTTCATTTCTGTCAATTACGGCACGGACGTATCGAGAGAAGGGCGTATGCTGACAAGAAGCCTGCTGCTTGCAACCAAATCAGGATTAGGACATGGCGAGACGCCGATCTTCCCGATTCAAGTATTCAAGGTCAAAGAAGGCGTTAATTTCAATCCAGGCGACCCGAACTACGATCTCTACCAGTTGGCGCTAGAGACGACGAGCGAGCGATTGTTCCCGAATTTTAGCTTCCTGGATGCGCCGTTTAATGCACAATATTTGAATGGAACGCCGGAGAGCGAAGTGGCTTATATGGGATGCCGCACCCGGGTGATGGGGAACATCCATGGCGAGGAGAACAGCATCGGCCGGGGGAATCTCTCGTTCTCGACGGTGAATTTGGTCCGTCTTGCATTGCTCAGCACGGATATGGAAGATTTCTGGCGCCGACTGGATGATGTCATGCAAGTCGGGGTCGAGCAGCTCTATGACCGCTACCTCTATCAATGCAAGAAAAAAGCGGCGAACTTCCGTTTCTTGTACGCCCAAGGGGTCTGGCGGGGCGGGGAGCAGCTTCAGATGGACGATACGCTGGAGCAAGTGCTGAAGCAGGGCACACTTAGCCTAGGGTTTATTGGGCTGGCGGAGGCGCTCGTCGCGCTTTGTGGAAAACATCATGGAGAGAGTGATGAAGCATGGGAGCTGGGTCTTCGCATTGTGCGTTATATGCGGGAGAAGATGGATCAAGCGATGGAGCAGTATCAGTTGAACTATTCCTTACTCGCGACGCCTGCGGAAGGTTTATCCGGGAAATTCGTCGGGCAGGATCGGGAACGGTTCGGCGAGCTGTCAGGCATTACTGATCGGTCATATTACACGAACAGCTTCCATGTACCGGTCTATTACAAATTGAAGGCAGTCGATAAAATCCGTAAGGAAGCGCCGTTCCATACGGCATGTAATGCCGGGCATATTACGTATGTCGAATGCGATGGTTCGCTGCGCCACAATACCGCGGCTATCGATGCGCTCGTTCGTACGATGCATCGGGAAGGGATTGGCTACGGCTCGATCAATCACCCAGTCGACCGATGTAAGCCATGCGGTTACTCGGGCATCATTCACGAGGCTTGTCCATCCTGCGGGGCCAAGGATGAAGCAGATATCGAACGGATTCGCCGCATTACCGGGTATTTGGTTGGCGCCTTGTCCCGCTGGAACTCGGCGAAGAAAGCCGAAGAGTCGGATCGGGTGAAGCACACATGA
- a CDS encoding glycoside hydrolase family 35 protein, whose product MGEFIVKKDDFVLNGEPIRLISGAIHYFRVVPEYWRDRLLKLKACGFNTVETYIPWNFHEPKKGQFQFEGMADVAGFIRTAGEVGLHVIVRPSPYICAEWEFGGLPAWLLADPGMKIRCNHKPYLEHVDAYYDVLLPILKPLLITNGGPIIAMQIENEYGSYGNDTSYLVYLQQSMVQRGIDVLLFTSDGPEDFMLQGGMVPGVLETVNFGSRSKEAFDALRKYQPEGPLMCMEYWNGWFDHWGEEHHTRDADDAAANFDEMMSLGASVNFYMFHGGTNFGYMSGANCFGDDSRYEPTITSYDYDVSLNESGEPTDKYFKVREVVGKYVDLPELELPAPIAKAAYGKVAIQESAGLFAQLNRISTPIQTAAPETMEALGQNDGFIVYETFISGPRGESELTIQDCHDRAIVFLDDQYMGVIERWDASKKVAFSVPAGGAKLRIILENMGRINYGPFMMDRKGITEGVRHGNAFLFGWTTYCLQLDNAEGVAYGTASLPQEPTFNRAILNIEGTPADTFLLMEEWSKGVVYVNGFNIGRYWNRGPQQTLYIPAPLLRQGDNEIVVLELHPSGQSEIEFTDQPILASN is encoded by the coding sequence ATGGGAGAGTTTATCGTAAAAAAAGATGATTTCGTGCTGAACGGCGAGCCGATTCGCCTTATATCTGGAGCCATTCACTACTTCCGCGTCGTGCCGGAATATTGGCGCGATCGGTTACTTAAATTAAAAGCCTGCGGCTTCAACACCGTAGAGACGTATATCCCTTGGAACTTCCATGAGCCCAAAAAGGGACAATTCCAGTTCGAAGGCATGGCGGATGTTGCTGGGTTTATCCGTACGGCAGGCGAAGTCGGGCTGCATGTCATCGTGCGTCCAAGTCCGTATATTTGTGCCGAATGGGAATTCGGCGGGTTGCCGGCATGGCTGCTGGCAGATCCAGGCATGAAAATCCGCTGCAATCATAAGCCATACCTGGAGCACGTGGATGCATACTATGATGTCTTGCTTCCGATCTTGAAGCCGCTCCTGATTACGAACGGCGGACCGATCATTGCGATGCAAATCGAAAATGAGTACGGCAGCTATGGCAATGATACCTCGTATCTCGTATACCTTCAGCAGTCGATGGTTCAGCGCGGCATAGATGTGCTGTTGTTCACGTCCGACGGTCCTGAGGACTTCATGCTGCAAGGGGGAATGGTTCCTGGGGTGCTGGAGACGGTCAACTTCGGTTCTCGTTCGAAGGAAGCGTTCGATGCGCTTCGTAAATATCAGCCGGAAGGACCACTCATGTGCATGGAGTATTGGAATGGATGGTTCGACCATTGGGGCGAGGAGCATCATACGCGCGATGCTGATGATGCAGCTGCGAATTTTGATGAAATGATGAGTCTCGGCGCATCCGTGAACTTCTATATGTTCCATGGCGGTACGAACTTCGGCTATATGAGCGGCGCAAACTGTTTCGGTGATGACAGCCGTTATGAGCCGACAATTACGAGCTACGATTACGATGTGTCGCTGAATGAGTCCGGCGAACCGACGGACAAATATTTCAAAGTCAGAGAAGTTGTCGGGAAATATGTCGATCTTCCTGAGCTTGAATTGCCTGCGCCAATCGCAAAAGCGGCTTACGGTAAAGTTGCGATTCAAGAGTCCGCCGGATTGTTCGCGCAGTTGAACCGAATCTCGACGCCGATCCAGACCGCAGCGCCAGAGACAATGGAAGCGTTAGGCCAAAATGACGGATTTATCGTCTATGAGACATTCATCTCCGGGCCACGCGGCGAGAGCGAGCTTACGATCCAAGATTGTCATGACCGTGCGATCGTCTTCCTGGATGATCAATATATGGGCGTGATCGAGCGTTGGGATGCTTCGAAGAAAGTAGCCTTCTCCGTGCCGGCAGGCGGCGCGAAGCTGCGTATCATCCTTGAAAACATGGGACGGATCAATTACGGACCGTTCATGATGGATCGTAAGGGCATTACGGAAGGCGTGCGTCACGGTAACGCATTCTTATTCGGTTGGACGACATACTGCTTGCAATTGGATAACGCGGAAGGCGTTGCTTATGGTACAGCTTCGCTGCCGCAGGAGCCGACCTTCAACCGTGCGATATTAAACATTGAAGGCACGCCAGCCGATACATTCTTGCTGATGGAAGAGTGGAGCAAGGGCGTCGTCTATGTGAACGGCTTCAATATTGGCCGCTATTGGAATCGCGGACCTCAGCAGACACTTTATATCCCTGCACCGCTATTGCGCCAAGGCGATAATGAGATTGTTGTGCTCGAATTACATCCTTCCGGACAATCGGAGATTGAGTTCACAGATCAACCTATTTTAGCATCCAACTAA
- a CDS encoding helix-turn-helix domain-containing protein, translated as MELHLPNLTSTMQIIGCHFGTKPPGWRYERHHHFLFEILHCIEGSTVHLIGDHEITLRTGEWMLLKSGVAHEMMNYSDSMYRYFNIHFDLDDPMLRAALCQFDYVILTPEEMGTDTGQQLTIVEQSMEALQTTSDTLRGSIQFLHVQAFILGLIERFSRKIIDQMPPAADVSASRATSYTATSSETAIAREMEYILRTEQPYKGTIGDIASGLGLSRSQCSKIFTKVYGQSPRQYISRLILNKAKHLLVNSNLTIEQIAEELGFESTSQFSRQFRRWTGTAPSHFRPRLHNSVTAATR; from the coding sequence ATGGAACTCCATTTGCCGAACCTGACCAGCACCATGCAGATCATTGGCTGCCATTTCGGTACCAAACCGCCAGGGTGGCGCTATGAACGGCATCATCATTTTTTATTCGAAATCTTGCACTGTATTGAAGGGTCCACGGTCCATTTAATTGGGGATCATGAGATAACGCTTCGCACCGGTGAATGGATGCTTCTTAAGTCAGGTGTCGCCCACGAGATGATGAATTATTCAGACAGCATGTATCGTTATTTCAATATTCATTTCGATCTGGACGATCCGATGCTGCGCGCAGCACTCTGTCAATTCGATTATGTTATTCTCACCCCAGAGGAAATGGGCACGGATACCGGGCAGCAATTAACGATTGTGGAGCAGTCGATGGAGGCGCTGCAGACGACGAGTGACACGCTACGCGGTTCGATACAATTCCTTCATGTCCAAGCGTTTATCCTGGGTCTCATTGAGCGGTTCTCACGCAAAATTATCGATCAGATGCCGCCTGCAGCCGATGTATCCGCATCTAGAGCGACGTCCTACACTGCAACAAGCAGTGAGACAGCCATTGCGCGAGAGATGGAGTACATTCTGCGAACGGAGCAGCCTTATAAAGGGACGATCGGTGATATTGCATCCGGTCTTGGCCTCAGTCGAAGTCAATGCAGCAAAATTTTCACCAAAGTGTACGGACAATCACCGCGCCAATATATTAGCCGGCTGATCTTGAACAAAGCGAAGCACCTGCTCGTCAATTCCAATCTGACGATTGAACAGATCGCCGAGGAACTCGGCTTCGAATCGACAAGCCAATTCTCAAGACAATTCCGCAGATGGACGGGAACGGCACCATCCCATTTCAGGCCGCGTCTGCACAATTCCGTGACAGCCGCTACGCGATAA
- a CDS encoding AraC family transcriptional regulator translates to MEKLQSHREHMDMPDPHFPLKIHRTRFTEYGMTCFPHHWHEHIEFLVIVEGEAMIECNSEPSYVSGGDLVVVNSTDLHHGVNLSDNLFYFTVIADPSLLHSQSVDAVETKYITPITQNQISFQNKISEDADVNACLKKLIEEYDGQEFGYELAVKSELYRLLTILLRKYVARVLPANEYKTRIKNLERFDPILQFIEEHYASKMTVDDLAKQVNMSRFHFSRLFKELTGKTISDYINHVRINNSEYMLHNSSMSISEIALATGFNDIYYFSRLFKAYKGVSPSHVRRIGLH, encoded by the coding sequence TTGGAAAAGCTGCAATCCCATCGTGAGCATATGGACATGCCTGACCCGCATTTTCCGCTCAAAATTCATCGAACGCGATTCACGGAATACGGCATGACTTGTTTTCCGCATCATTGGCATGAACATATCGAATTCCTTGTCATTGTCGAGGGGGAAGCGATGATTGAATGCAATTCGGAGCCGAGCTATGTATCGGGCGGGGACTTGGTTGTCGTGAATAGTACGGATTTGCACCATGGTGTGAATCTATCGGATAATTTGTTCTATTTTACCGTAATCGCCGACCCTTCTTTGCTGCACAGTCAGTCCGTGGATGCGGTGGAGACGAAGTACATTACGCCTATTACCCAGAATCAGATCTCGTTCCAGAATAAAATCTCGGAAGATGCCGACGTCAATGCCTGTCTGAAAAAACTGATCGAAGAGTATGACGGCCAGGAATTTGGCTATGAGCTCGCGGTCAAATCGGAATTGTACCGTCTGCTGACGATCCTGCTGCGCAAATATGTAGCACGGGTTCTGCCTGCAAATGAATATAAGACGAGAATCAAAAATCTAGAGCGGTTCGATCCGATTCTGCAATTTATTGAAGAGCATTATGCATCGAAAATGACGGTGGATGATCTGGCGAAGCAAGTCAATATGAGTCGGTTCCATTTCAGCCGTCTGTTCAAGGAGCTAACCGGGAAGACGATTTCGGACTACATCAATCATGTCCGGATTAATAATTCCGAATATATGCTGCACAATTCGTCCATGAGCATTTCGGAGATTGCGCTTGCGACGGGGTTCAACGATATTTATTATTTCAGCCGATTATTTAAAGCTTACAAAGGGGTTTCCCCATCCCATGTGCGCCGCATCGGACTGCACTAA
- a CDS encoding Gfo/Idh/MocA family protein, with protein MSTIKIGVIGAGSISEAHFNAYKGNKEVEIYAVCDLNEQRAQDKANKYGASKVYTDYHELLANPEIEAVSICTWNNSHAEISAAAIRAGKHVLVEKPLCRTVEEALQLQEVVRSSNKILQVGVVRRYDPNAQMLRKFIDNGDIGEIYYAKASSIRRLGNPGGWFSDIERSGGGPLIDIGVHVIDLCWYMMGRPKVKSVSGNTYRKLGNRSNIQNLSFYQAADYDAEKNTVEDMTNALIRFENGASLLVDVSFTLHARKDEATVKLFGTKGGLEIDPEIYIATEKYDTILNIKPQTDAASFDFGRAFQSEIDNFIRCVKTGEEPISPVEDGVEIMKILRGIYESAEKGIEIHF; from the coding sequence ATGTCTACAATTAAAATTGGTGTCATTGGCGCAGGTTCCATCTCGGAGGCGCATTTTAATGCGTACAAAGGAAATAAAGAAGTTGAGATTTACGCGGTATGTGATTTGAATGAGCAAAGAGCGCAAGACAAAGCAAATAAATATGGTGCATCCAAAGTGTACACCGATTACCATGAGCTGCTCGCGAATCCGGAAATCGAAGCGGTAAGCATCTGTACGTGGAATAATTCCCATGCGGAGATTAGCGCGGCAGCAATTCGTGCAGGCAAGCATGTTCTCGTCGAGAAGCCTTTGTGTCGCACCGTTGAGGAAGCGCTTCAATTACAAGAAGTCGTTCGTTCGTCGAACAAAATCCTTCAAGTCGGCGTCGTTCGTCGTTATGATCCGAATGCGCAAATGCTTCGCAAATTCATTGACAATGGCGACATTGGCGAAATCTATTATGCCAAAGCATCCAGCATTCGTCGTCTCGGCAACCCAGGCGGCTGGTTCTCGGATATTGAGCGTTCCGGCGGAGGACCACTGATCGATATCGGCGTACACGTCATCGACTTGTGCTGGTACATGATGGGCAGACCGAAAGTAAAATCCGTCAGCGGCAACACGTACCGCAAGCTGGGGAACCGTTCGAACATTCAGAACCTTTCCTTCTACCAAGCGGCTGACTACGATGCTGAGAAAAATACAGTTGAAGATATGACGAACGCATTAATTCGTTTCGAGAATGGCGCATCCCTCCTCGTAGACGTGAGCTTCACGCTGCATGCAAGAAAAGATGAGGCGACTGTGAAATTGTTCGGTACAAAGGGCGGTCTCGAAATCGACCCTGAGATCTACATTGCTACGGAGAAATATGACACGATCTTGAACATCAAACCTCAGACGGATGCAGCTAGCTTCGACTTCGGTCGCGCGTTCCAATCGGAGATCGATAACTTCATCCGCTGCGTCAAAACAGGCGAAGAGCCAATCAGCCCTGTGGAAGATGGCGTAGAGATCATGAAAATTCTGCGCGGTATCTACGAATCCGCTGAAAAAGGCATCGAAATCCATTTTTAG
- a CDS encoding sugar phosphate isomerase/epimerase family protein — MKLGLSSYSLYQAMQSGQLTMLQAIEWAADHGAEHIEIVPLGFDLNKNPELIDEIRQTAEAKGIEISNYAIGANFITDDEAAYEAEIARVIKEVDNAAALGVKLMRHDVASRSDISINNFNADLPKLADACRRIADHAAQYGITTSVENHGYYIQNADRVQALVHAVDRPNYRTTLDIGNFMCSDEDSVVATKKNIGIASMVHIKDFYLRPAGQNPGRGWFTTSSGNYLRGAIAGHGDIKMRDVLRAVKQSGYDGYLSLEFEGMEECRQASEIGLENIRRIWDEV, encoded by the coding sequence ATGAAACTCGGATTAAGTTCATATAGTTTATATCAAGCCATGCAATCCGGTCAGCTGACCATGCTGCAAGCCATCGAATGGGCAGCAGATCACGGCGCGGAACACATTGAGATCGTTCCCCTCGGCTTCGATCTGAACAAGAACCCAGAACTGATCGATGAGATCCGCCAGACGGCAGAAGCGAAAGGCATCGAGATCTCGAACTATGCGATCGGCGCGAACTTCATTACGGATGACGAAGCTGCTTATGAAGCGGAGATTGCTCGTGTCATCAAAGAAGTCGATAACGCAGCTGCGCTCGGCGTGAAGCTGATGCGCCATGACGTGGCAAGCCGCAGCGACATTTCCATCAATAACTTCAACGCGGATCTGCCGAAGTTGGCTGACGCATGCCGCCGCATCGCGGATCATGCCGCGCAATACGGCATCACGACAAGCGTCGAGAACCATGGCTACTACATTCAGAACGCAGATCGCGTGCAAGCGCTCGTGCATGCCGTTGACCGTCCAAACTACCGCACGACGCTCGATATCGGAAACTTCATGTGCTCCGACGAAGACTCCGTTGTTGCAACGAAGAAGAACATCGGCATTGCTTCGATGGTTCATATTAAAGACTTCTATCTCCGTCCTGCGGGTCAAAATCCTGGCCGCGGCTGGTTCACGACGTCGTCCGGCAACTACCTGCGCGGTGCAATTGCGGGACACGGCGACATCAAGATGCGCGATGTACTTCGCGCTGTGAAGCAATCCGGCTATGACGGTTACCTCTCGCTTGAATTCGAAGGAATGGAAGAATGCCGCCAGGCTTCGGAGATTGGCCTTGAGAACATCCGTCGCATTTGGGATGAAGTATAA
- a CDS encoding sugar phosphate isomerase/epimerase family protein, translating to MGIPNKIGVIVDSFQVGVREGLVKAKNVGADGVQIYAVKGEMDPDNLSTAQRKELKDYIASLGLEISALVGDLGGHGFQDKNENAWKIEKSKRILDLAVELGTNVVTTHIGIVPDDTNSEVYHEMQSACEELSRYATSVNAYFAIETGPERSAHLRDFLNTLSTNGLSVNFDPANMVMVTGDDPVEGVHNLKDYIVHTHAKDGIRLQEVDPRLIYGALGFEPLDHEKIAKMVTDGQFFREVPLGEGKVAWPAYIQALQDIGYTGYLTIEREVGTNPEADIAKAVQFLKQFK from the coding sequence ATGGGTATTCCAAATAAAATCGGCGTCATCGTCGATAGCTTCCAAGTTGGCGTACGCGAAGGCCTCGTCAAAGCTAAAAATGTCGGCGCTGACGGCGTGCAAATCTATGCGGTCAAAGGCGAGATGGATCCGGATAACCTATCCACCGCGCAGCGCAAAGAGTTGAAAGATTACATCGCATCGCTCGGACTTGAGATTTCCGCACTTGTCGGCGACCTAGGCGGTCACGGCTTCCAAGACAAGAACGAGAACGCATGGAAAATCGAAAAATCCAAACGCATCCTCGATCTTGCCGTTGAACTCGGCACGAACGTCGTCACGACGCATATCGGGATTGTGCCGGACGATACGAACAGCGAAGTCTACCACGAAATGCAATCAGCATGTGAAGAGCTCAGCCGTTATGCGACGAGCGTCAACGCGTACTTCGCGATCGAGACGGGTCCTGAGCGCTCCGCTCACCTGCGTGACTTCCTTAATACGCTGAGCACGAACGGTTTATCCGTCAACTTCGACCCAGCGAATATGGTCATGGTGACAGGCGATGATCCGGTCGAAGGCGTACACAATCTGAAGGATTACATCGTGCATACACATGCGAAGGACGGTATTCGCCTGCAGGAAGTGGATCCGCGCCTGATCTATGGCGCGCTTGGCTTCGAGCCGCTCGATCATGAGAAAATCGCGAAGATGGTCACGGACGGCCAATTCTTCCGTGAAGTGCCGCTTGGCGAAGGTAAAGTCGCATGGCCGGCATATATTCAAGCCTTGCAGGACATCGGCTACACTGGCTACTTGACGATTGAACGTGAAGTAGGCACGAACCCTGAAGCAGACATTGCGAAGGCCGTTCAGTTCTTGAAGCAATTCAAGTAA
- a CDS encoding MTH1187 family thiamine-binding protein, whose protein sequence is MAIAELTVIPIGTASTSLSGYVADMQRTLAEVEGITYEMTAMGTIIEGPIERLFEAMRRLHECPFQAGAGRVSTVMKIDDRRDQDSSVAQKLASVRAKLND, encoded by the coding sequence ATGGCTATAGCAGAACTTACCGTTATCCCGATTGGCACGGCATCCACAAGCCTGAGCGGCTATGTGGCGGATATGCAGCGGACGCTGGCTGAGGTAGAAGGCATTACGTATGAAATGACGGCGATGGGGACGATTATCGAAGGTCCGATCGAGCGGCTATTCGAGGCGATGCGCCGGCTGCATGAATGTCCGTTCCAAGCGGGGGCCGGTCGCGTATCGACGGTCATGAAGATCGATGACCGCCGGGATCAAGACAGTTCCGTCGCGCAGAAGCTCGCATCGGTACGAGCGAAGCTGAACGACTAG
- a CDS encoding carbohydrate ABC transporter permease codes for MSYRIRRIVPHVVLLVYVVIVLYPLLFVINASLKNNSEITTNPWGLPQQWYFENYTNALSNALFGRYFLNSLYISATATVLTILLSTALAFALTRMRFRRPGQLVYGFLLLSLLIPPASLLIPLYIMVKDVGLYNTPFALIVPYTTFGLPLTVFIIAAFLKSIPRELEEAGVVDGLSIYGVLGRVVIPLTMPTLVTVFILNFINHWNEFIMANLFLSTQQLRTLPVAIVAFADQFNMNYGALTASITISIVPVIIIYALLQKKIIEGVAAGSIKG; via the coding sequence ATGAGCTATCGGATCCGAAGGATCGTTCCGCATGTTGTGCTGCTCGTCTACGTCGTGATTGTGCTCTACCCGTTGTTGTTCGTCATCAACGCATCGCTGAAGAACAACTCGGAGATTACGACGAACCCGTGGGGGCTGCCGCAGCAGTGGTACTTCGAGAATTATACGAACGCCTTATCCAATGCGTTGTTCGGGCGTTATTTTCTGAATAGTCTATATATCAGCGCGACAGCGACGGTCCTTACCATTCTGTTGTCGACGGCGCTGGCCTTTGCTCTAACGCGTATGCGGTTCCGCCGTCCTGGTCAGCTTGTATATGGGTTCTTACTGCTCTCTCTGTTGATTCCGCCGGCTTCCTTGCTGATTCCTCTCTACATTATGGTGAAGGATGTTGGGCTCTATAACACGCCATTTGCGCTCATTGTCCCGTATACAACCTTCGGGCTGCCGCTGACGGTATTCATTATTGCCGCGTTCCTCAAGTCGATCCCAAGGGAATTGGAAGAAGCCGGTGTGGTAGATGGTTTATCGATTTATGGGGTGCTCGGACGTGTAGTGATCCCACTGACGATGCCGACGTTGGTCACAGTGTTTATTCTCAATTTCATCAACCATTGGAATGAATTCATTATGGCAAATCTGTTCCTCTCGACGCAGCAACTTAGGACCTTGCCGGTTGCGATTGTCGCTTTTGCCGATCAATTCAATATGAACTATGGCGCGTTGACGGCATCGATCACGATCAGCATCGTGCCAGTCATCATCATATATGCGTTGCTGCAGAAGAAGATTATTGAGGGCGTCGCAGCTGGCAGTATTAAAGGGTAG